The Dreissena polymorpha isolate Duluth1 chromosome 2, UMN_Dpol_1.0, whole genome shotgun sequence nucleotide sequence TAGGGAGGGAAGTACGATGGCTAAAGGTAGCACATTTGTAGGCATGGACAACTATGTGTTAATCTAAGGGTGTATGTTGAACAAATATGGAAGAGAATTAGAAcccaatattgcaaatgtattttgtttaattcaaCTTGGCACAAGCCAAGCTCCTCTAGAGATATCTTATGCGACTAGTGTTATGGGAATAAAGATAAGGTGCACGTCTCGTCTTAttaaacatcataaaatatggaTTTTCACCTACATCTATAACCATTACCCACCGGCTAGAGTACGCGCTGGTAACGGAATTGATGAAATTTGACGTCACATCCAATGATGATTGTCAGCATTGATATAGTATTACAGTAATATAACCGAAAATGCAGATGGGATGACGAAAACATAGGAGTaacgtttaatatttatatacatgctgtAGCCTATTGCTCATAACTTCATTTAAACtaaagcgagtatgcacgatttttatttgtgttaaattgtaatatattgataaaaatatgttacaataacacaccaTAGACAAgacaaaatatacattgaagacgaatttcataaaatgcagcaaagacaaataaacgccccgagccgattgtgacgaagatacttcgtacatattttcctacaataaccgaagaatttgtctttgtattaggatcggagttagtgttcgtgtgtcgtatgaaaagatatcgttgccattccatacatagatggtgacgtcactacgttattgtcagtaagaccggtgtgacacaatgtatcgttgcaggaaattaaaatgatccgtaaaactaaatttagattcacatcgtgcatgcatgaaatacatgctggcgaattcgactgtacagacatttttgatttcagaatgaaatatctggcttatttcgcatttttcgacacatgctcttcataacttttattttaatttatattgaaatatatgtttactaagtttttaacacattttatataaattcataaatatttgacaaaatcgtgcatactcgctttaatatattaaacagaATGTAATATTAAAACGAAAACAGTCATATCTCAAGTGTTATCATTTTGCCACCAGGTCACATGATCGGTCATGTTCTTTCTATGGTCATGCCACAGTCATATGGTGTACTTAAAAAGAGCACATGCTTTTCGTTTCGTCAGCGAAGACTAAGTGCAGTTTTCGCATGATTTTCGAATAGAAAAGGGTGAATAAAGTAGTAGTCTGTAACTTAAAAATCAGTTGCTTTTGGGGGGAATTTCAAAAACGACAAGTAAATGTAATCACAATTGTGTTATATACTTACATTGCGGTGGTTTTATAGAAACAATAGATGCTGTTCAGATACGCTTCATATGGCCTTTCATATGgttcatatgtttgttttttttttaagatttgaaatGATTATTTACCTCTAATTTCAAGTATTAAGGTCATTTGGAAAATGCGATTAAAATTTCTTtatcttttaatgaaaaatacaaatatcAGATGCAATCTATTcgttatatattatttaactgtTCTGccttaaaagaaaatatattttgcatacatatgAAGACAGGGCACAAATCTGGTACCCATACCAAATTGAATACGCATGCTCATAATAATTTAGAAACGTATGTTTTCAATAGCAAACTAATATATCGATTTGGCGAAAATATTTAGTTTAttgttaacataattaaaatgtcAATTCCATCTGACTTTTCTTGATTTGAAACGTTTTATATAATCTTTATTATGCGATTTTTTATTGTTCCTTTACTTTATGCTATTGTTTGGTTCAATAAACATTTAAGCATTAGAATAATCATACATGTTCAGATGATGCGCGCAGTCTTACTGTCCTGCCTCGTAATATGGAGACATGGTACGCAATTACTAAATACTAAAACGGATAAgtaattgtttacaaacatggTGCATATGCTGCTTCTGTTCATGAAGATATAGTATTGATGCAAGTAGAACACATATGGTTCAGCGAAAATACTTTACTAATTTGGAGCGATTTTGTCTTAAACATATAGTTTATCCGAAGTAAAACCGATACTTCAAACTTCTTTCTATTTACACAAATTAGAATTTAATGAGAATTGATTGTACtacaaacatatattatatacatgtgcttttatttgtttttactttaaatttatgtagtatttatattaaaatattgttttgttttaaataaaaacgaaGTATATTACTTAAAAGTTgatcatatatttaaaacactatttatatttttaatacagctATTTAGAGAACCACGACGAATGTATTGCCAACATAAACGCTGAACTTGAGCGAACAAACCACATTTagaacaaattattttattagcaactttatatttaagACCCACGAGGAATTTATTGCCATCATGAACGGTGTTAAGATGAACCTGAGCGACCCAAACCCTAAATCCGTCTGCAGCAAATTCACCCCTCCGCTGAACGTGAAACTTTCTAACTTGCCCAACACCGTCGACTGGAGAACTCAGGGTTACGTAACGCCAATTAAAGATCAGGTATGCAAgattatatgtttgtgtatggTATTTCCCCATTACCCTATGAATTCAATAACATTCAAAGTATTTCATATTAACAAATCTTTGAACGCATATGTATCGTCGATTTGCAGCATAAAATCAAATGTCTTGCTTTATTGCCATttcatataacataattattacgTCACAGGGTCAGTGCGGTTCCTGCTGGTCATTCTCTACAACTGGTTCCTTGGAAGGCCATAACTTCAAGAAGACTGGATCTCTCACTTCCCTGTCCGAGAAAAACCTGATGGACTGCTCCGCGAAGTATGGTATGTAAAAGTTCAAGACGACATTCTTTGTCATGTCATCTGCTGACAAAACTAAGGGAGGTCGATAGTCTATACACTTCAGTTTCTTTcagtttttaaatattcacatCCTTTTCTGGCAAATTATCGGACAATCGAAACATTTTTTGCGTCATGCAGGAATTGCTGACTATATGTGATGCAACCTATATTTCTGTAATAAGTATACTACGTGGTTTAATTCAAGACTATTCCTTTATATGCATTTTAAAGCATAACTGTCATCATGCCTATACGTCGTATCTAGGTAACCACGGTTGCCAGGGCGGTTTGATGGATCAGGCTTTTGCTTACGTCATTGCCAACGACGGCATTGACACCGAGACATCATACCCATACCAGCCAGTTGTAAGTACACATCAATAATGCACACAACTGTGAATTTCATGCTTAATGATCATCTCTTATCGATTTATGTgctttaattaaagtttaaatactaCAAAAATAGATTTTTAGAGACATAAACCAAAATCTGAACAACTATGGTTTAAAATCTACTTGCATTTTGGCCAATAAAAGTTTCGTGAAAACTCGTTGATAATTTTAAAAGGTAGCAGTTGCTTTCGGTCCTTTAATTTCTTGTCTCGTAATGTAATGTCAACTGTAATCATGTGTGTCCTTTATCCAcgtcatacgttcaaaaacacgAATATATAGGTAAAACTCCGACAAGCACCGCTGATAATTAACCTTTAATCTCGTTATCGGTCTATCGTAGTGAAGGTCTTTAACGAGAGAGTTCGcagtgcagtgatttttcttaTCCTAAAGTTATTGATAGAACGGCAAATCCTAGTTTAGCAATGCCAACTTTACCTATAAAggcacaattattttaattaagcaACGAGAAAAAAGTTAAGCATAGCCATTACGCCCCATACAGACACGTTTATTGAATAAGTAAACCTTACACGAGAATGAGGAAACAAATTTGTTATGCTTTTTAGAATGGCAAATGCAAGTTCAACCCTTCCAACGTTGGAGCCACAGAGAAGAGCTGCATGGATATAAAGGCGGGGGCAGAGGATGACCTTCAGGCCGCCGTAGCAACCGTGGGGCCAATCTCCGTTGCTATTGACGCCAGTCACCCATCCTTCCAGTTCTACAAGTAGGTTATATTGTGCTGAAATGTTTGCATCATTTGGTTCAGACTTATATCATCGATgttattgcatcgaaagccttcgGCGCAATGAAAAgctctcgattccgtttcctggatggacccagtacttggtgtctaaggGGGAGATCTATAGAACGCTCTCGTAGTGGGGTCGAAGCCAAGACCTCCCGGTCGCTTAGCGAATACAATATCACCTACGCCATTGCAACCTATTTTATCTGATAACCATTgctattttgacaaaataactgatttttacaaaatgtgctcataattaacacaattataatataaatcaatTTCAGCATGGTTTAACctgtgtttttttaaactataaGAAGCTCGCACTTCACATTATATAGCATAAATACTTTGCGACAGTTATAAGGAAATAGCTGGGATGAAATACGCAACTGTAACTTTAACCAACGGATGCGCAACGATCTGCTTACAAAAGACTGATTTATGTACTACttttaaaatttcttttttaataagACTCAATTTGCCAACTTACATTTTGATTTAGTCCATAATTTATATGTGAAACAAAATCAATTTTGGTATggttaatataaaaaagaaatgttcaGTTTCACAAATATTGTATTTCTGAAATTAAAAATAGTTCCTATCAGATCCCATAATGCTTGGTCGTGAATAATGCAGGTCTCTATAATAAGTGTGTACACATTCAGAACTGTATGCTCATATGGCCAATTGAAAGAAGAATGTCACACCAATATTTAACTTCTAGACCGGGGTTAGACCTGCATATTCATGGTGAAATTACAATACTATACCTGCATCAGAGATTTATTGGGGAACAACTTACATAACTACTCATATGAGGATCTATTTTTCACAATGAACACGAATACATTTCAGGTCTGGACTGTATAACGAGAAGAAGTGCTCATCCACCAATCTCGATCACGGTGTGTTGGCTGTTGGATATGGATCTCAAGACTCAAAGGATTATTGGCTCGTCAAGAACAGGTCAACGTCAACGTGCAAAATAAATTgagtttattaataaataaaatacaatacttgTGTGCGATATTGAACAGTTACATGCACAGTGTATGAGTTACAATTATTTTGCTGAATTCATCTTTAATGGTTAATAAATCTAAAGGTATCAGATACAATCTACTAAATATTTCTGTCTTCGATAGTCCGCAGAGGTCGGAATGTCAAAGTTTTTATATTTGTCTTGCGTTGTTATTGTTTTCGCAATATCGTTCATAAATGTAGCATATATGAATGTTTCAGTTGGGGAATGAGCTGGGGAATGCAGGGATACATTATGATGTCTCGAAACGTGAAGAACCAGTGCGGTATTGCCACTGCTGCTAGCTTCCCTACCATGTAAACATCTCATTGGTGGATTCAAGTCGAAAACTCATTTTGATTGGTTGTCTAATTCTACCTTTACGACATGTAAACATCGGATAAGTGGATTCAAATTTGGAGACTTCTTTCTTATTGTCTATCTAAAAATAAGACTCTTTATAATATGGTTGTATAACGTTACAATAATAGGTTGATGGATTTGATATCAATGTTCGGTTCGATTGGTATTATGAAACAGAATTTTCACTGGTAGATTGCGAAATAAATGTGCAAAAGGTGCAATCCAGATCTGATTGGATACGCTGAAATTGTGTTGATGATTGTTTGTATGTGTAACATAgacaatatatgttttaaaagaaaataaagaaaatgaaaaGCATGCTTGTTTATTCAAAAATTGTTGTAAATTTTGGAATTTTTCCTTAGCTGAAACTAGATTTCTATGCCAGCCGGTTGTTATAAAAgatgaaacattattttttcatcATATAATTggtgaataaaataaacaaaaatatcggCTGATTTACGCATAAACGCCTTCGCAAAATAAGGCCGATTTCGTGACAGTCCTTAAAATTATGGAATTCTGTTACTTTCTTTATCACACCCTTTTTGTgatagctacaaaatgccaaagCCACTTTCGTATGCTCGTGTCAAAAAGTGAACAGACTGCGTATCTAGACATAAGTTTAAAGACACCGTGGAAATTGCCTATCGCGTGAATAGGTATCAAACAAgcaaaatgttaataattaaaataaagtttaattacaatatcaaaacaaaatagtgttgTCACTCACGAAGCGGTATGAATCATTTagaagtcagtgttttgtttaTGTGTATAAGTAatctaaacaatatataaaaaaagaaacattagaaataaaatattgaattcaACAATTGTCTTTTGAAATGATGTAATGTTTaaggaaaaaataaacataataatggtTCAGAAGATTTGCTATAAGAAAATGCCCGACGAATATTGTTTGTATTGAAGTCAACCATACAAAGGTGTTTACAAGAAATGCATGATACTGGCATAATTATCCAATAAAATTAAGTGTGTTGcgattaagatttttttttaatgttggtaAGCAAATCTGAATTAGAggttcaattataaaaaaatccatcTCATTTATAGAAGATCTGCGTGTAACtataaataactttattttatttaaacatttctcGTTCATATGCTTTTTCAAATGTGTTTGAGCCTCATTTATAAAAATGATTAGAAACTTTCCTGGTGGCCATTTATATCACCAACATGGTCCAACAAAGCAAGGATAACGCAGGCTGCAGATAAGTCGCAACATTCTCTCCATCGACGCACTATAAGGACCGAATGGTGCACTTTAACAACTGCGGATTGTCCTTGTATCGCAGTTGTTAGTTAACATGCTTCTCATCTTCTTGAAGTTCGTCTGCGCCTGAGGCTGAATTATATGAGGACTTTAAAGTGCGTCCAAGCACAACTGCTACATTCACTTGCACGACTCGCGAAGGTTAGAAGCGCgtttaccaaccactgcgctagcctgACAGTCTTTTCTCACTTATAGCGCACGAAAGTTGTGTTAAGATCTCACCATAACGGACTGCTTTGGTTTCCTCGTATTGATCGTTTTTAACCTAACAAGACCACATGAAAATTTAACAACGTTAAGTTTAAACTTATTGTCTGGAAATTGAAGTTTTAATTCAACACTCTAAGTTTAAAAGTATAGTATATCAACGTTAATAACGTATGTGCACTCTGTGACACTATGTGTCATCCCATTATATAGTCTCCATCGCAGAAGGATCTTTCTAAAATTTTCCCTTACACACGCAAAAAGTAAGGTCCGAATAAGCGTCTCGCTATAgtattaaaaaaagcttgtttaTGATTATGTCAAGCACGTACTGACTACTGAGTATCATTTTGTATCTAATCAAGGAACAGGAGTAATAACTGATTACATGATGATTTTCTTGTGACTGCTCGCATGATTTCATATTTGATATAATTCATTATTTGCAACAATCAAGAACAGGCTCTGTTTGACATTAAATGTTGTTTTCCCGATTTCAATAATATCCACCCAATCCTGATGTATGAAAATTGTAGCTCATTCATAACTTAAGATGAAATAATGCATAAACATCcttaaaacaaacatgttaacattCTAGGTAAGATATCCATGCCTACAACCTATTCTTTGACcacattatttaattgaaaatcaaTTAACACCCTTGTCAAACCACAAATACAATTCGATACGTAAGCAATTGGAAGAGTTCTGCTTCGTCTCGTAATGATACTAAGCCAAACTCCAAGTGCATTGTAAATTCCCGATAAAGCGAGATATAACCGACACGAACTCTGAGATGAATGTACGTGACTATAAGAGACATACATTTGTATGCCCACTTGGCTATGCATTAGGCACAACGATGAAAGCCTCAAGCATACGCAGAGATATTATACTGGGAAGGCAAGTGACTGACCatgctattttttaattataactcgcatatcattcataattatatacgAAAACATTCGGTGAAAGTATTGCAAAAGGACGTTTAGGCAACGCCgacgttatttacagatggtgacATCGTATAATCATAGTTGTATGAGAAGACGAATGCTGTCCATAACGTCAGAGCTCAAATGGACCATCATGCCATTCCAATCTCtaccaaataaaataaaacaaaatataaaaaaagaaaaaaatgatggTAGAAAACAAAAAGATACGTAGATGATTTTAGATGCAACAATAAACTTAATTTCTCTCGTGATCAAAGACACTTTAATAGATGGTGTAAGTACTTCTGTTAAGATATGCAATTAAATTATGTTGAACTTGAATGAGTGTTTCTGTTTGATTTAAAACGATTGGATGGGGCGATGAGAAAGAACATGGgacatgtatttattgaaaaatcGACAATCCGTTACGACCAGACCGTATTTAATGAGTAAAAATTTGAAGAGTTTTTTCGAGTTCCTTGCatacttaaattaaaaatattctcCCAACCGTGAATTCCAATAAATGCTTCGGTATCAGGGTCACAATAGTTTCCGATCGGCCGTTCGTGTGGCCGCCTCGTTCTTAATACTCGTTATGTGATTCTGGCCTGATTCTCGCCGTAAGTATGTTCTTCAGATGGTATGTTGTGTTTTCAACATCCTATTTATATTTTGAAGGTACTGCGTAAAATTGTGATGTATGACTTGTAGTTACTATTGCAAGGCTGTTCGCATACTCGTCTAGCTTTGGTGTCTATCCGTTGCAGGTGAAAGACATGATTTATACATTCAAGGATTGTACATCATTCATCCTGGGAGGAGTAACGGATATTAGTTTTACATAAACATTCCGAATTATTACGTACCTTTAGGTAGGGGTATATGACAAACATACGTTGTTTCATGAGGGGGAGACTTTGACATATACACGGGGCTGAAGGGAGAGGATTTTGACAAATGGCTTGAAAGAAGCATGTTAAAGGGGAAGATCATTACACAAATATGCGTGGCTTTTTCTCAGAGACTTGgaaaaatatatgtgttttatgtGGAAAAGAACGATACAAACATGCGTGCACTATGGgcttcaaattatataaataaacatggttatatgGTAGGAAATAAGATCCAAATAGTGCACATCTATTTTATCCACTTTAACTTGGTCAAAACCAAGCTCCCCAAAGATATCGGAAGGGAATATTTTGATGGGTGTAAGGATAAGGTGTCCAACTCGTCTTATTAAACATCACATGAAAACGTTATGATGCAACTTCGATTTAAGTTGAATTGCTTTTCATCTCCATGTACGTTCAGTTGATTTCATATCTGAGGTGTTATCATAT carries:
- the LOC127869925 gene encoding procathepsin L-like — translated: MNGVKMNLSDPNPKSVCSKFTPPLNVKLSNLPNTVDWRTQGYVTPIKDQGQCGSCWSFSTTGSLEGHNFKKTGSLTSLSEKNLMDCSAKYGNHGCQGGLMDQAFAYVIANDGIDTETSYPYQPVNGKCKFNPSNVGATEKSCMDIKAGAEDDLQAAVATVGPISVAIDASHPSFQFYKSGLYNEKKCSSTNLDHGVLAVGYGSQDSKDYWLVKNSWGMSWGMQGYIMMSRNVKNQCGIATAASFPTM